A window of the Lactobacillus amylovorus DSM 20531 genome harbors these coding sequences:
- a CDS encoding XkdX family protein: MSIYEMFVQMWVLDFQMGLFDKDYFQGLVENGQLTYDDYKKIVGEAYVAPTTQTTPSAQV, translated from the coding sequence ATGTCAATTTATGAAATGTTTGTACAAATGTGGGTATTGGATTTTCAAATGGGTCTTTTTGACAAGGACTACTTCCAAGGATTGGTTGAGAATGGTCAACTTACTTATGACGACTACAAGAAGATTGTAGGTGAAGCTTATGTTGCACCAACTACTCAAACCACACCATCTGCACAAGTTTAG
- a CDS encoding Asp23/Gls24 family envelope stress response protein, which yields MAVKIKTKDGLIDISNGVIATVVGGAATSNYGVVGMASKNAIRDGFDGILNRANYKRGVVVKSEDNEITVDVYIIVGYGLKISEVSKNVQDSVKFNLSNQLGINTKAVNVIVQSVKVLDE from the coding sequence ATGGCTGTTAAGATCAAGACAAAAGATGGTTTGATTGATATTTCAAACGGTGTAATTGCAACTGTTGTTGGTGGCGCAGCTACGTCTAATTATGGCGTTGTAGGAATGGCATCTAAGAATGCTATTCGCGATGGCTTTGACGGGATTCTTAACCGCGCCAACTATAAACGTGGCGTTGTTGTAAAGTCAGAAGATAATGAAATTACTGTTGACGTGTACATTATTGTTGGTTATGGACTTAAGATTTCTGAAGTAAGTAAGAATGTTCAAGACAGTGTTAAATTCAATCTTTCTAATCAATTAGGAATTAACACCAAAGCCGTTAATGTAATCGTTCAAAGCGTAAAAGTACTTGACGAATAA
- the plsX gene encoding phosphate acyltransferase PlsX, giving the protein MRTIAIDAMGGENAPEAIIEAVLKAKGEMPDTKFLLFGDKEQLRKLIPADQINDQLGVVSTTEIIEDEDEPVRAIRKKKDSSMVVAANYVKEGKADALLSLGNTGALLACGIFIIGRIKGIVRPGLMPTLPAQNSDDGFNMVDVGANAKSKPEYLLQWAQMASYYAEKIRGIENPRISLLNVGAESDKGDDVHQQAYQLLKDSSLNFQGNIEGNELLLGNADVVVTDGFTGNAVLKNIEGTSSVLLHLLKDSLLNGGVMTKLGALMVRGSLSSLRSKFDTAKYGGAVLLGVNAPVVKTHGRSDVRPIYYTLKQVDKMIKENLVEDFKDEFASK; this is encoded by the coding sequence ATGAGAACAATTGCAATTGATGCCATGGGCGGTGAAAATGCCCCAGAAGCAATCATTGAGGCTGTTTTGAAAGCAAAAGGCGAAATGCCCGACACTAAATTTTTACTATTTGGTGATAAAGAACAATTGCGTAAATTAATTCCAGCTGATCAAATTAATGATCAATTGGGTGTTGTATCAACAACTGAAATTATTGAAGATGAAGATGAGCCGGTAAGAGCCATCAGAAAGAAAAAAGATTCTTCAATGGTGGTTGCCGCAAATTATGTTAAAGAAGGAAAAGCTGATGCACTTCTTTCATTAGGTAACACCGGTGCGCTTTTGGCATGTGGTATCTTTATCATCGGCCGAATTAAAGGCATCGTTCGTCCTGGTTTGATGCCAACGCTTCCTGCACAAAACAGTGATGATGGCTTTAACATGGTAGATGTAGGTGCTAACGCTAAGAGTAAGCCTGAATACTTGTTGCAATGGGCGCAAATGGCTTCTTACTATGCAGAAAAGATTCGCGGTATTGAAAATCCACGTATTAGCCTTTTAAATGTTGGTGCAGAAAGCGACAAGGGTGACGATGTTCACCAACAAGCTTATCAATTGCTGAAGGATAGTTCATTGAACTTTCAAGGAAATATTGAAGGTAACGAATTATTGCTTGGCAACGCTGATGTTGTAGTTACTGATGGTTTTACCGGCAATGCCGTTCTTAAAAATATCGAAGGAACTTCAAGCGTTCTTTTACATCTATTAAAAGACAGTCTTTTAAATGGTGGCGTCATGACTAAGCTTGGTGCTTTAATGGTCAGGGGTTCATTATCTAGCCTTAGATCAAAATTTGATACTGCTAAGTATGGCGGAGCTGTCCTTCTTGGTGTCAATGCACCAGTTGTTAAGACACACGGCCGTTCAGATGTAAGACCGATTTACTACACCTTGAAGCAGGTTGATAAAATGATTAAAGAAAATCTTGTTGAAGATTTTAAAGACGAATTTGCTTCAAAATAG
- a CDS encoding DAK2 domain-containing protein — MVLNEIDSKQFRDMVRVATHRIGKNAEFVNSLNVFPVPDGDTGTNINLTIESGARAVSENPSSNVGDLTESLAKGMLMGARGNSGVITSQLFRGFYKATQGMKTLTAQELANAFSNGVATAYKAVMKPVEGTILTVARVAAQEGASKANDTDDVTEVMKAVVEGAKKALKSTPDLLPVLKQVGVVDSGGQGLLFIYEGFLEGLLGENFADQYQPDETEMDEMINAMHHQSSVQSQLATQDIKNGYCTEIMVDLNADVPNKKKFDLEEFRKHLSGLGDSLLAVSDGEIAKVHVHTEHPGDVFKYGSQFGQLGKIKIDNMRIQHESIVDQDEEQQESVDFAVIAVASGNGIRKLFESEGVNRIISGGQTMNPSTQDFIDAIKKSGAKKAIVLPNNGNIVMAAKQAAEVSDIPVGIVPSKTISQGLTAMLSFNPDASVDDNVEAMSEDLDTVVSGEVTQATRDTEIDDVEIHKNDYIGIIDGNIKVDNADLIKTTTEMIEKMLDEDSEIITIMFGRDSNEEEAQEVVSQLEETHDDLEFEIHDGGQPVYHFLVSVE; from the coding sequence GTGGTTTTAAATGAAATAGATAGTAAGCAATTTAGAGATATGGTGCGTGTTGCCACCCACAGAATTGGTAAGAACGCTGAGTTTGTTAACTCATTGAACGTGTTCCCAGTTCCTGATGGTGATACTGGTACCAACATTAATTTAACTATTGAAAGTGGGGCAAGAGCTGTTTCTGAAAATCCTAGCAGCAATGTTGGTGATTTGACTGAAAGCTTAGCTAAAGGAATGTTGATGGGCGCACGTGGTAACAGTGGTGTTATTACTTCACAGTTGTTCCGCGGCTTTTACAAAGCTACTCAAGGCATGAAGACCTTAACTGCACAAGAATTGGCTAACGCCTTTTCAAATGGTGTAGCTACTGCTTATAAGGCAGTAATGAAACCTGTCGAAGGTACTATTTTGACTGTAGCTCGTGTTGCTGCTCAAGAAGGTGCTTCTAAGGCTAATGACACTGATGATGTTACTGAAGTAATGAAGGCAGTTGTTGAAGGTGCTAAGAAGGCTCTTAAATCAACTCCAGATTTACTTCCAGTATTGAAGCAAGTTGGTGTTGTTGACTCAGGTGGTCAAGGACTTTTGTTCATTTATGAAGGTTTCTTAGAAGGTCTTCTTGGTGAAAACTTTGCTGATCAATATCAACCTGACGAAACTGAAATGGATGAAATGATCAACGCAATGCACCACCAATCTTCTGTACAAAGTCAATTAGCTACTCAAGATATCAAGAACGGCTACTGTACTGAAATTATGGTTGACCTTAACGCTGACGTGCCAAACAAGAAGAAATTCGATTTGGAAGAATTCAGAAAGCACTTGTCAGGTTTGGGCGACTCACTTTTAGCTGTATCTGATGGTGAAATTGCTAAGGTTCACGTTCATACCGAACACCCTGGTGATGTCTTCAAGTACGGTAGTCAATTCGGTCAATTAGGCAAGATCAAGATCGACAACATGCGTATCCAACACGAAAGCATCGTTGATCAAGATGAAGAACAACAAGAATCAGTTGACTTTGCTGTTATTGCCGTAGCTTCTGGTAACGGTATTAGAAAATTGTTTGAAAGCGAAGGCGTAAACAGAATTATTTCTGGTGGTCAAACAATGAACCCATCAACCCAAGACTTTATTGATGCAATCAAGAAGTCAGGTGCTAAGAAGGCAATTGTTTTGCCAAACAACGGTAATATCGTGATGGCTGCTAAGCAAGCTGCAGAAGTTAGTGACATTCCAGTAGGTATCGTACCAAGCAAGACTATCTCACAAGGTCTTACTGCAATGCTTTCATTTAACCCAGATGCTTCCGTTGATGATAACGTTGAAGCTATGTCAGAAGATCTCGACACTGTAGTTTCAGGTGAAGTAACTCAAGCTACTCGTGATACTGAAATTGACGACGTAGAAATTCACAAGAATGATTACATTGGTATCATCGACGGTAATATTAAGGTTGATAACGCTGATTTGATCAAGACTACTACCGAAATGATCGAAAAGATGCTTGATGAAGATTCAGAAATCATTACCATCATGTTTGGTCGTGATTCAAATGAAGAAGAAGCACAAGAAGTGGTTAGCCAACTTGAAGAAACACATGATGATCTTGAATTTGAAATTCATGATGGCGGTCAACCAGTATATCATTTCTTAGTATCAGTTGAATAA
- the rpmB gene encoding 50S ribosomal protein L28: MAKDYVTGKKTTFGNKRSHSMNSARRAWKPNLQKVRILVDGKPKRVWVSTKALKSGKVTRV; encoded by the coding sequence ATGGCAAAAGATTACGTAACAGGTAAGAAGACTACATTCGGTAACAAACGTTCACACTCAATGAACTCAGCTCGTCGTGCTTGGAAGCCAAACCTTCAAAAAGTTCGCATTCTTGTTGACGGTAAGCCAAAGCGCGTTTGGGTTTCAACCAAGGCTTTAAAGTCTGGTAAAGTTACTCGTGTCTAA
- the recG gene encoding ATP-dependent DNA helicase RecG, with the protein MLDNALFAPVTDLKGVGTKTAADLGSLGIYSIYDLLFYFPFRYDELQTLPLDQIMDGQKVMLKGIVATEPFVSGFGYKKSRLSFKIKIDHDIVMVNFFNQPWLKSKIEIGQEVAIYGKYNVARQSLSAFKFVAAKENDSGMAPIYPVNRHVKQKKLINLINLAIDSFLDQVQDIVPKEIMEKYRLLHDQEIIQKMHHPKNGHDAELAKRSAIFREFFIFELQLALLANHDGKQQGYPKKYDLKEIANLTKSLPFELSDDQKKVVNEIFADMHSDGQMRRLLQGDVGSGKTIVAVYAIFAAITAGYQAALMVPTEILATQHFKKIDKLLRPLGVRVALLTGNTKTLERREIYRELTDGTINVVIGTHALIQKNVIFKKLGLVIIDEQHRFGVGQRQALINKGDNPDILAMTATPIPRTLALTVYGDMTVSEIHHLPAGRKPIISAWKTSSQMKDVYKLMYEQLDQGFQIYAVTPLITESETLDLKNAEELHEKLSHDFPDQNVVLLHGQMPGAKKDEIMSAFASGEINILVTTSVIEVGVDVANANMMVIYNADRFGLSQLHQLRGRIGRGQTQSYCIFIADPKTDSGKARMKIIAATNNGFKLAEEDLKMRGEGDLFGKAQSGLPEFRVGDVVNNYNTLVVAQKVARELVKADPELTSPEHNSLKQVLEYKQLEQNRI; encoded by the coding sequence ATGTTAGATAATGCATTATTTGCTCCGGTAACAGATTTAAAAGGCGTAGGGACAAAGACTGCAGCTGATCTAGGAAGCTTAGGGATTTATAGTATTTATGACTTACTCTTTTATTTTCCTTTTCGATATGACGAACTTCAAACATTGCCGTTAGACCAAATCATGGATGGTCAAAAGGTAATGTTGAAAGGAATCGTAGCAACTGAGCCTTTTGTTAGTGGATTTGGATACAAGAAGAGCAGACTAAGCTTCAAAATAAAAATTGACCATGATATTGTCATGGTCAATTTTTTTAATCAACCGTGGCTGAAAAGTAAAATTGAAATTGGGCAAGAAGTTGCCATTTATGGTAAATACAATGTCGCTCGGCAAAGTTTGTCCGCCTTTAAATTTGTAGCTGCTAAAGAAAATGATAGTGGTATGGCGCCGATTTATCCAGTTAATCGACACGTAAAGCAAAAGAAGCTGATCAATTTAATTAATTTGGCTATTGATAGTTTCTTAGATCAGGTGCAGGATATTGTTCCAAAAGAAATCATGGAAAAGTATCGTCTGCTACATGATCAAGAAATTATTCAAAAAATGCATCACCCTAAAAATGGTCATGATGCTGAATTGGCTAAAAGAAGTGCGATTTTCCGTGAATTCTTCATTTTTGAATTGCAGCTGGCGTTGCTTGCAAATCATGATGGTAAGCAGCAGGGTTACCCTAAGAAATATGATTTAAAAGAAATAGCTAATTTGACTAAATCTTTGCCATTTGAGCTTTCTGATGATCAAAAGAAAGTTGTTAATGAAATTTTCGCGGATATGCACTCAGATGGTCAAATGAGAAGATTGCTTCAAGGCGATGTTGGCTCTGGTAAGACCATTGTAGCTGTTTATGCTATCTTTGCGGCAATTACTGCGGGCTACCAGGCTGCCTTGATGGTGCCAACCGAAATCTTGGCTACGCAGCATTTTAAAAAGATTGATAAGTTGCTGCGTCCACTTGGCGTAAGAGTAGCTTTACTTACAGGTAATACTAAAACACTCGAGCGCCGTGAAATTTATCGCGAGTTAACGGACGGAACGATCAATGTCGTCATTGGTACTCATGCTTTAATCCAAAAGAACGTCATCTTTAAAAAGCTAGGCTTAGTCATCATTGATGAACAGCACAGGTTCGGTGTTGGTCAAAGACAAGCTTTGATCAATAAAGGTGACAATCCGGATATTTTAGCAATGACGGCAACGCCAATTCCTCGAACTTTGGCTCTGACTGTTTATGGCGATATGACAGTATCTGAAATTCACCATCTGCCGGCTGGACGAAAACCAATCATTTCGGCTTGGAAGACTAGCAGCCAGATGAAAGACGTTTACAAGTTAATGTACGAGCAACTAGATCAGGGCTTCCAAATTTATGCGGTAACGCCATTGATTACAGAATCAGAAACTCTGGATTTAAAGAATGCTGAAGAATTGCATGAAAAATTAAGCCATGATTTTCCAGATCAGAATGTAGTGCTTTTACACGGACAAATGCCAGGAGCTAAAAAAGACGAGATCATGTCCGCCTTTGCTAGTGGTGAAATCAATATTTTGGTAACGACCAGCGTAATCGAAGTTGGAGTTGACGTAGCTAATGCCAACATGATGGTCATTTATAATGCCGATCGTTTTGGTCTAAGTCAATTGCACCAGCTGCGCGGAAGAATTGGACGTGGTCAAACACAAAGTTACTGTATCTTTATTGCAGATCCTAAGACGGATTCAGGCAAGGCTAGAATGAAAATTATTGCCGCAACCAACAATGGGTTTAAATTGGCTGAGGAAGATCTTAAAATGCGTGGTGAAGGTGATTTATTCGGTAAAGCTCAATCCGGTTTGCCGGAATTTCGCGTAGGTGATGTGGTCAATAATTACAATACGTTAGTAGTGGCCCAAAAGGTCGCCCGTGAGTTGGTTAAAGCAGATCCAGAATTAACAAGTCCGGAACATAATTCCTTAAAGCAAGTGTTAGAATATAAGCAATTAGAACAAAACAGAATTTAA
- a CDS encoding ABC transporter ATP-binding protein: MEKQSDLLLDIQHLHTAYRLQGKFYDAADDINLTLKRDEILAIVGESGCGKSTIAASIIGLYDHKNTKVTGDILYNELNLVGLNESLFNKIRGDKIGMIFQDPLASLNPLMRVGDQVAETLYYHTDMDEKARHARVIELFNQVGMPKPEEMYAMYPHELSGGLRQRVVIAMAIACKPEIIIADEPTTALDVTIQAQILDLLEDIQKQSHSGIILITHDLGVVAETADEVAVMYAGQIVEKSDVKTIFENPLHPYTRSLLNSMPQSDDSDEDLHVIHGTVPSLKNMPRTGDRFAARIPWIPASAHEENPQVHEVVPGHWVRCTCWKTFHFEGEDETQKAASGE, translated from the coding sequence TTGGAAAAGCAGAGTGATCTATTATTAGATATTCAGCACCTGCATACGGCGTACCGTTTGCAAGGGAAATTCTATGATGCTGCGGATGATATTAATTTGACTTTGAAGCGTGACGAAATTCTTGCTATCGTAGGCGAATCTGGTTGCGGTAAGAGTACTATCGCTGCAAGTATTATTGGATTGTATGACCATAAAAACACCAAAGTTACAGGTGATATTCTTTACAACGAATTGAACCTAGTTGGTTTAAATGAATCATTGTTTAATAAGATTCGTGGCGACAAGATCGGTATGATCTTCCAAGACCCACTAGCCAGCTTGAATCCTTTGATGCGTGTTGGTGATCAAGTAGCTGAAACTTTATACTACCATACGGATATGGATGAAAAGGCACGTCATGCACGTGTTATTGAATTGTTTAATCAAGTAGGTATGCCTAAGCCTGAAGAAATGTACGCAATGTATCCACACGAATTATCAGGTGGTTTGCGTCAACGTGTCGTTATTGCGATGGCTATCGCATGTAAGCCTGAAATCATCATTGCTGATGAACCAACAACAGCTTTGGATGTAACTATCCAAGCTCAAATTTTGGACTTGCTTGAAGACATTCAAAAGCAATCACACTCAGGTATTATTTTGATTACACACGACTTGGGCGTTGTGGCAGAAACTGCAGATGAAGTTGCTGTTATGTATGCTGGTCAAATCGTAGAAAAATCAGATGTAAAGACGATTTTCGAAAATCCTCTTCATCCGTACACAAGATCATTGCTTAATTCAATGCCTCAATCTGATGATTCAGATGAGGACCTCCATGTTATTCATGGTACTGTGCCATCACTTAAGAATATGCCACGTACAGGTGATAGATTTGCTGCTAGAATCCCATGGATTCCAGCAAGCGCTCATGAAGAAAATCCACAAGTACACGAAGTAGTCCCAGGTCACTGGGTAAGATGTACTTGCTGGAAGACCTTCCATTTTGAAGGCGAAGACGAAACGCAAAAAGCAGCAAGTGGGGAGTAG
- the acpP gene encoding acyl carrier protein, translating into MSKEEIFNKIKDLIAENFDVDKDKITESTSFTDDLDADSIDLVEFILQLEDEFGSEIPDEEAEKIKTVGDAVSYIESHQG; encoded by the coding sequence ATGTCAAAAGAAGAGATTTTTAATAAGATCAAAGATTTGATTGCTGAAAATTTTGATGTAGATAAAGACAAGATCACTGAAAGTACTAGCTTTACCGACGATTTGGATGCTGATTCAATTGACCTAGTAGAATTCATTTTGCAACTTGAAGATGAATTCGGCTCAGAAATCCCTGATGAAGAAGCTGAAAAGATTAAAACAGTTGGGGATGCAGTCTCATATATCGAGTCTCATCAAGGTTAA
- a CDS encoding GH25 family lysozyme encodes MSNSIVLKKSYGVDVASYQSTTVNYAGAKFAFVKLTEGTEYTNPKAEAQIKSAKAHGLMVMGYFYANHSASVSKAMAEAKYAVAKAKAYGIPAGSYLADDWEQGSGNSVNGSTSTNTDAVLAAMQVIKETGYKPLIYSGAYNLRNRLSISRIVKSFGTCLWVASYKVSGRQDYADFNYFPSMDGVAIWQFTDNYRGLGVDGNICLIDLKTSSNSSKSKPAKKTTESLSQHPVVKWNIGAVAVVSNAKGAYVYTSSKLDKKESSKLKPCGSVWQVFGLENGAVKVGKNQYFDGRAVYVKTNPIAYNDAKHGVAKIVMPHTHALDAPKADAGKVYGLALNSKIEIQGRVGHFLKIKELHKGKQVYVTGNRAYIVL; translated from the coding sequence ATGTCAAACTCAATCGTATTAAAGAAAAGTTATGGTGTGGACGTAGCCAGCTACCAAAGCACAACAGTTAATTATGCTGGTGCCAAGTTTGCTTTCGTAAAGCTTACTGAAGGCACAGAGTACACCAATCCTAAAGCAGAAGCACAAATTAAATCGGCTAAAGCTCATGGCCTAATGGTTATGGGCTATTTCTATGCCAACCATAGTGCTTCTGTGTCCAAAGCAATGGCGGAAGCCAAGTATGCAGTAGCTAAGGCTAAGGCATATGGCATCCCTGCAGGTAGCTATCTTGCAGATGATTGGGAGCAAGGCTCTGGCAACTCGGTAAATGGCAGTACGTCTACTAATACAGATGCTGTTCTTGCCGCAATGCAAGTTATCAAGGAAACTGGATATAAGCCTTTAATCTATTCTGGTGCTTACAATTTAAGAAATCGTCTAAGCATTTCACGAATTGTAAAATCATTTGGTACATGTCTATGGGTAGCATCTTATAAAGTAAGTGGTCGTCAAGATTATGCTGACTTTAACTATTTCCCATCTATGGACGGCGTTGCTATCTGGCAATTCACGGATAACTACCGTGGTCTAGGCGTTGATGGCAACATTTGCTTAATCGACTTAAAGACCAGTTCGAACAGTTCTAAGTCTAAACCAGCTAAAAAAACTACAGAATCGCTGTCTCAGCACCCCGTTGTTAAGTGGAACATTGGTGCTGTTGCAGTTGTGTCTAACGCCAAAGGAGCATATGTCTACACTAGTTCCAAACTTGATAAAAAAGAATCATCAAAGCTAAAACCTTGTGGTTCTGTCTGGCAAGTCTTCGGCTTGGAAAATGGCGCTGTTAAGGTTGGCAAGAACCAATACTTCGATGGCCGTGCCGTCTATGTCAAGACTAATCCGATCGCATACAACGATGCCAAACATGGCGTTGCCAAGATCGTGATGCCACATACTCACGCCTTAGATGCACCAAAGGCAGACGCTGGAAAAGTGTACGGCTTGGCTCTTAACTCAAAAATTGAGATTCAAGGGCGTGTCGGGCACTTCCTGAAAATCAAGGAGTTACACAAAGGCAAGCAGGTGTATGTCACAGGCAACCGAGCCTATATCGTATTATAA